A region of Myxococcales bacterium DNA encodes the following proteins:
- a CDS encoding AgmX/PglI C-terminal domain-containing protein produces MRSFRPFACLLVLVPLAASLPFLVVGCKGPSPAAVVAHGDTFAELRAVKGEITVAEGGQPARAPYPRERLTETSVVTLGAGALAWIRRDTGAVWLLAGPAELRMTGDSAKLSSGRVFVDGEDGPPVRIDSPRGVIELSDARASVEVTPDGTEDIYVLRGAARAAARPERAIAGERLTLRADGSVTRSAAVAWDDWTGGLATADPGAQPAPFGLGTVGARPPGDKGKPRFSLVIERLDVRVTVDHDFAVTEVDQTFVNPSSATVEGIFSFRTPPGAVLHKFGVDREGEIVWGRVKESAAAKAQYESNVYAGSTEDPALLSWAAPGVYNARLYPIEPGAKRRVVTRYAEWLSRQGPKADRRVYVYPMAAEGARASLPRIEELRVSLDLARAGATRVRAGMNGRAEGKSVVIQAFDLVPRADLAVELFDGGESEPVAYRARHALTAADVPMNADAKFAEQVSKEEPDYLLVPLRGGSVDVAPKGIDLAIVVDTSAATEPGALAVARSLTAALLAHLGPDDRAALWAGDATLRPVGEGGGELGPVDAARRRAWLSGLASVERGGATDLGALLAEAASKLDTKRRGAVLYIGDGLPSVGELTPKSLRDRMARLPPSTRVFAAGVGSRANMPLLASIARGAPAESVGDGYSAARAALRLLEAAQSPAWVGASLDLAGVERVLPRELPPVGLDDSVLVVGRVAGKAPGFVDIKSGDVTSHKALRVVEIDDGGDLRRRWGQGRMEELLAEGAGRASLVDIGRRYSLVSPYTSLYVPTAREVQQGADTGDSLAEARAAAVERRRFWRPWSRTWRLDDSTLEASPASVADNKEGGTGTRAKGEEGSMGAPRAPSNHRYAVRGPSDSSNADDERKNALKDSAEFGMIGLLDPQAPPPPPGPPRDAPVESAPMAAATAASAPAAPAQEVAKQGKGGMWATDGDTLAGTGEGGGGRGEGIGLGNIGTLGHGAGTGTGQGFGSGAGRLGGQHATQAPQLRQGATQVNGRLPPEVIQRIVRQNFGRFRLCYENGLRSNPNLRGWVSTRFVIDRSGAVSAASVASSDLGDPAVAQCVVRSFGNMSFPAPEGGVVSVVYPIAFAPGGESLPQPAPQAAQPAQPAQTVPQAAAVSAFSVSLGVIGHVPRPCGAAADLPLAERRVLWSERLATQRSAPGALAIYRKALEDCEAPTWRERTTLLLLMVEQLPSVTARVALWRSLILTPAADIVYRAVVVRVQTVAELHELHRALGLASVDPDLLAGMLAKAKTPPERLAVLRAAATKWPDDFELGLRVLDALEDAGDDGGGRAWARRLRRRADATAHVWTTVGEYYLRLAARATGPAAERDRVEARRTFGELVEFSPEDPAARRRLGDLLRAHGWHEEALRQYLTLQTLTPDDPTVPLLVAAASHGVGRVEEAVAWAEKAATAGSPDGASALSRAARATALSFLAAARDEALRAGKRDDAERLLGRTRRLLAAGEGGRPGAEQERSVRVLVTWAHPELHPSLWTTALGAPMPSPDNFPSFGVAEAKLGATPAQVELRLEPEDAARAARLGLRATVTVIVGGGTPAEKITRQEVTFGTTADPASRVILTHDGAALRVERAPADKAKGAER; encoded by the coding sequence ATGCGCTCGTTTCGTCCGTTCGCGTGCCTCCTCGTGCTCGTGCCGCTCGCGGCTTCGCTCCCGTTCTTGGTCGTGGGGTGCAAAGGACCGTCGCCGGCGGCGGTCGTCGCCCACGGCGACACCTTCGCGGAGCTCCGCGCGGTGAAGGGAGAGATCACCGTCGCCGAGGGCGGACAACCCGCGCGCGCGCCCTACCCTCGCGAGCGTCTCACCGAGACGAGTGTGGTGACCCTCGGGGCCGGCGCCCTGGCGTGGATCCGACGCGACACCGGCGCCGTGTGGCTCCTGGCCGGGCCAGCCGAGCTCCGCATGACCGGTGACTCGGCCAAGCTCTCCTCGGGGCGGGTCTTCGTCGACGGCGAGGACGGCCCGCCCGTCCGCATCGACTCCCCGCGCGGCGTGATCGAGCTGTCCGACGCGCGGGCCAGCGTGGAGGTCACGCCGGACGGCACGGAGGACATCTACGTGCTCCGCGGCGCGGCGCGAGCCGCGGCGCGACCCGAGCGGGCGATCGCCGGCGAGCGACTCACGCTCAGGGCCGACGGCTCCGTCACTCGCAGCGCCGCCGTCGCCTGGGACGACTGGACCGGCGGCCTCGCCACCGCCGATCCGGGCGCGCAGCCAGCGCCGTTCGGGCTCGGCACGGTGGGCGCGCGGCCGCCTGGTGATAAGGGTAAACCAAGGTTTTCATTGGTGATTGAGCGCCTCGATGTGCGCGTCACGGTCGACCACGACTTCGCCGTCACCGAGGTCGATCAGACCTTCGTGAACCCGAGCTCGGCGACCGTCGAGGGCATCTTCAGCTTCCGCACGCCGCCCGGCGCCGTGCTCCACAAGTTCGGCGTCGATCGCGAGGGCGAGATCGTGTGGGGCCGCGTGAAGGAGAGCGCGGCGGCCAAGGCGCAGTACGAGAGCAACGTCTACGCGGGCTCCACCGAGGATCCTGCGCTCCTCTCTTGGGCGGCGCCGGGTGTGTACAACGCGCGCCTTTACCCCATCGAGCCTGGCGCGAAGCGACGCGTGGTGACGCGCTACGCCGAGTGGCTCTCCCGGCAGGGGCCGAAGGCGGATCGTCGCGTCTACGTCTACCCGATGGCCGCCGAGGGCGCGCGCGCCTCGCTGCCGCGCATCGAGGAGCTCCGCGTCTCTCTCGACCTCGCGCGCGCCGGCGCCACCCGTGTCCGCGCGGGCATGAACGGCCGCGCCGAGGGCAAGAGCGTCGTCATCCAGGCCTTCGACCTCGTCCCCCGGGCCGATCTCGCGGTCGAGCTGTTCGACGGCGGGGAGAGCGAGCCGGTCGCGTACCGCGCGCGCCACGCGCTCACGGCGGCCGACGTCCCGATGAACGCCGACGCCAAATTCGCTGAGCAAGTCTCGAAGGAGGAGCCCGACTACCTCCTCGTCCCGCTCCGCGGCGGCTCGGTCGACGTGGCCCCCAAAGGCATCGATCTCGCGATCGTGGTCGACACGTCCGCGGCGACCGAGCCCGGGGCGCTCGCCGTGGCGCGGAGCCTCACCGCGGCGCTGCTCGCCCACCTCGGCCCAGACGATCGCGCGGCGCTCTGGGCCGGCGACGCGACCCTCCGGCCGGTGGGCGAAGGCGGCGGTGAGCTCGGGCCCGTCGACGCGGCGCGCAGGCGGGCGTGGCTCTCCGGGCTCGCGAGCGTCGAGCGCGGCGGCGCGACCGATCTCGGCGCCCTGCTCGCCGAGGCGGCAAGCAAGCTCGACACCAAGCGCCGAGGCGCCGTGCTGTACATCGGCGACGGCCTGCCCTCGGTGGGCGAGCTCACCCCGAAGTCCTTGCGCGACCGCATGGCGAGGCTGCCGCCGAGCACGCGAGTGTTCGCGGCGGGCGTCGGCAGCCGCGCGAACATGCCGCTGCTCGCTTCCATCGCGCGGGGGGCGCCGGCGGAGTCGGTCGGGGATGGCTACAGCGCCGCGCGGGCCGCGCTCCGGCTCCTCGAGGCGGCCCAGAGCCCCGCGTGGGTGGGCGCGTCGCTCGACCTCGCGGGTGTCGAGCGCGTGCTCCCTCGCGAGCTGCCGCCCGTGGGCCTGGACGACAGCGTCCTCGTCGTCGGTCGGGTGGCGGGCAAGGCGCCGGGCTTCGTGGACATCAAGAGCGGAGACGTGACGAGCCACAAGGCCTTACGGGTCGTGGAGATCGACGACGGCGGCGATCTGCGCCGTCGCTGGGGGCAAGGCCGCATGGAGGAGCTGCTGGCGGAGGGCGCGGGCCGCGCCTCGCTCGTCGACATCGGGCGGCGCTACAGCCTCGTCTCCCCGTACACGTCGCTCTACGTCCCCACGGCTCGCGAGGTCCAGCAGGGCGCCGACACGGGCGACTCTCTCGCCGAGGCGCGGGCCGCCGCCGTGGAGCGCCGCCGCTTCTGGCGGCCGTGGTCGCGCACGTGGAGGCTGGATGACTCGACGTTGGAGGCCTCTCCTGCTTCGGTCGCGGACAACAAAGAAGGCGGCACGGGGACGCGAGCCAAGGGCGAGGAGGGGTCGATGGGCGCGCCCAGAGCGCCCAGCAACCACCGGTACGCCGTGCGAGGCCCGTCCGACTCGTCGAACGCGGACGATGAGCGGAAGAACGCGCTGAAGGACTCCGCCGAGTTCGGGATGATCGGGCTGCTCGACCCGCAGGCGCCGCCGCCGCCCCCGGGGCCGCCTCGTGACGCTCCCGTCGAGTCCGCGCCCATGGCCGCGGCCACAGCGGCGAGCGCGCCCGCGGCGCCCGCGCAGGAGGTCGCGAAGCAGGGCAAGGGTGGGATGTGGGCCACCGACGGCGACACCCTCGCCGGGACCGGCGAGGGCGGCGGTGGCCGAGGCGAAGGCATCGGCCTCGGCAACATCGGCACCCTCGGCCACGGCGCCGGGACGGGGACAGGTCAGGGCTTCGGCAGCGGCGCGGGCCGCCTCGGCGGCCAGCACGCCACGCAGGCGCCGCAGCTGCGTCAGGGCGCGACCCAGGTCAACGGCCGCCTGCCCCCCGAGGTGATCCAGCGCATCGTTCGCCAGAATTTCGGACGCTTCCGCTTGTGTTACGAGAACGGGCTCCGCAGCAACCCAAACCTCCGGGGATGGGTGAGCACGCGCTTCGTCATCGACCGGTCGGGCGCCGTCTCGGCGGCCTCTGTCGCCTCCTCCGATCTGGGCGACCCGGCGGTGGCTCAGTGCGTGGTGCGGTCGTTCGGGAACATGAGCTTCCCCGCGCCCGAGGGGGGCGTCGTCTCGGTGGTCTACCCGATCGCGTTCGCTCCTGGGGGCGAGTCGCTGCCGCAGCCGGCGCCGCAGGCCGCCCAACCCGCGCAACCCGCCCAAACGGTACCGCAGGCCGCCGCCGTCTCGGCGTTCTCGGTCTCCCTGGGCGTCATCGGGCATGTGCCCCGTCCGTGCGGTGCCGCGGCGGATCTTCCTCTCGCCGAGCGACGCGTCCTCTGGAGCGAGCGCCTCGCCACCCAGCGCAGCGCGCCGGGCGCCCTCGCGATCTATCGCAAGGCGCTCGAGGACTGTGAGGCGCCCACCTGGCGCGAGCGCACCACGCTGCTCCTGCTGATGGTCGAGCAGCTGCCGTCCGTCACCGCGCGCGTCGCGCTCTGGCGCTCGCTCATCCTCACGCCCGCGGCCGACATCGTTTACCGCGCGGTCGTCGTTCGCGTCCAGACCGTGGCGGAGCTCCACGAGCTTCACCGCGCGCTTGGGCTCGCTTCGGTGGATCCCGACCTGCTGGCGGGCATGCTCGCGAAGGCCAAGACCCCGCCCGAGCGGCTCGCCGTGCTACGCGCCGCCGCGACGAAGTGGCCCGACGACTTCGAGCTCGGGCTCCGCGTGCTCGACGCGCTCGAGGACGCCGGCGATGACGGGGGAGGCCGCGCGTGGGCTCGGCGCCTGCGCAGGAGAGCCGACGCCACGGCCCATGTGTGGACAACGGTGGGCGAGTATTACCTTCGGCTCGCGGCCCGCGCCACAGGCCCGGCGGCCGAGCGCGATCGCGTGGAGGCGCGGCGCACGTTCGGTGAGCTCGTCGAGTTCTCCCCCGAGGATCCCGCGGCGCGCCGCCGCCTGGGCGACCTCTTGAGAGCTCACGGGTGGCACGAAGAGGCCCTCCGGCAGTACCTCACGCTGCAGACGCTGACGCCCGACGACCCCACGGTCCCGCTGCTCGTGGCCGCCGCGTCGCACGGCGTGGGCCGGGTCGAAGAGGCCGTGGCGTGGGCAGAGAAGGCGGCCACGGCCGGCTCGCCCGACGGCGCCAGCGCGCTCTCGCGGGCCGCGCGTGCGACGGCGCTCTCGTTCCTCGCCGCCGCGCGCGACGAGGCGCTGCGCGCCGGGAAGCGCGACGACGCCGAGCGCCTCCTCGGGCGCACGCGGCGCCTGCTCGCCGCGGGGGAGGGCGGGCGACCTGGGGCCGAGCAGGAGCGCAGCGTGCGCGTGCTCGTCACCTGGGCTCACCCCGAGCTGCACCCGTCGCTGTGGACGACGGCGCTGGGCGCCCCGATGCCGTCCCCCGACAACTTCCCTAGCTTCGGCGTGGCGGAGGCGAAGCTCGGGGCGACGCCCGCCCAGGTCGAGCTGAGGCTCGAACCAGAGGACGCCGCGCGTGCGGCGCGCCTGGGGCTCCGGGCGACGGTCACGGTCATCGTCGGAGGTGGGACACCGGCCGAGAAGATCACGCGACAGGAGGTCACCTTCGGGACCACGGCCGACCCCGCATCGCGCGTGATCCTCACCCACGACGGCGCGGCCCTACGCGTCGAGCGCGCGCCGGCCGACAAGGCCAAGGGAGCCGAGCGATGA
- a CDS encoding VWA domain-containing protein, with amino-acid sequence MRRRISALAGLFLRFEVTLTALALAAAWSGDLGYSTRVRTVDIGPVQTTVGDLRALHAEVLVRGAEVRGSARLRDGDEIKTGAGGRARVRLDDGTIVIVDGDATLTLKGARLTLARGRVFVQAGAAGRTEIAMRDSLTRVVSSAAAFDAGDAGDAKSPAKAYCARGELVLTAAGKSAHVQSGETVTVGVGEAKVAPETAFDDWTGGLAVPWSGEPATASALAELWGGAGGVDPGAPLVVRSAKVEVGIDGEVAHTQMRMTYFNGSERQVVADVRMALPEGAIVSKVARVDEGNATEQTATLAVGNPNGADNGRLEWAGGGWLRGTLTGVPAGRSVELAVDYVEWLPQRDGHATYRFPMASDTEAPMVGGLDLRVVSHSPARWLSASTGAAVVGGAIEQHSADLRPTGDLVVELSPDVVKAGIARAYVAPGARGEDPYLLVRTEAPAAAEAGVTLALVVDASASVGPSLLEIERAAVDALLEALGPKDAVVLLVADHGTRLVGPEKPEAVTPELRARLRKGLADVRAGGASNLGLALERAADLLDGEGDRAGSGMVVYLGDGRPTVGESSARDLRKRLARRASGAPRLGALAVGQGADRWLLAEVVAGGGPVYDVLDRPDAARASAALVADALAPTLRDVSVDLGATVDRVYPREPQGVAAGSTLTVAGRLRGEPPKQLALRYRRGTKLVEELRPVELMRVPAAADVARRWAEQRIQESVTHADGLEPGIALASRSGLLTPWTGWYFGGSAGSASWDQRVLGLSPRVDAAFASKVEPAPPPSSLLLEPPALELDRDAAPADEASIEQAVELAARRSIRDSMGAMVACRDARASIKPGVSGNLRVEVAVDAEGRAKRVVVRASATADDDPVLNRCVRVVVSAVPFFASGVAVSVTLDLSLPPGQRAKRTQCSVASTLPLAVKRGIWRARKSRGTLDYSEAARACELPTWSDRRTLLGILVAGMAPVTGTALAARFSAEGATDAAAFVRQELLRTIRLDGLDAATLRKLLIDDEPKLDHSLDKAYRAATSDAARLAVLRRFLRLAPHSPLGRRLLIAQLEATGAREPLLDEIEHIRYDRFADAGLLAECASTLRRVGLDEEGRRAFGELVERAPRDPWTLGYVGDRLRAEGLYEDALAAYQRLDAAMPDDPAVTLRLALAHAGAGRLDVATRLLDRVAQTGGRGDDGRLGELSSIVSASLIAAARQAPARAPAALAAETDALLVRRLAQTPLPDVASFILVSAPVSDSYVEVLVARQEKDKDELAADLDAPVMGLAAVRIERGGGTTRLRLRRRGFPSTRSTRAIVRALVLKGGDRSQAVLVTREVDVPAGEKGVELRWTGEAFQ; translated from the coding sequence ATGAGGCGGCGAATCAGCGCGCTCGCCGGCCTCTTCCTCCGCTTCGAGGTCACCCTCACCGCGCTGGCGCTCGCCGCCGCGTGGAGCGGCGATCTCGGCTATTCGACCCGCGTGCGCACGGTGGACATCGGGCCGGTGCAGACCACCGTGGGAGATCTCCGCGCGCTCCACGCGGAGGTGCTCGTGCGAGGTGCAGAGGTGCGCGGGAGCGCTCGCCTCCGCGACGGCGACGAGATCAAGACCGGCGCGGGTGGCCGCGCGCGGGTGCGGCTCGACGACGGCACCATCGTCATCGTCGATGGCGACGCCACGCTCACGCTCAAGGGGGCGCGCCTCACGCTCGCGCGCGGTCGGGTGTTCGTGCAGGCGGGCGCTGCGGGCCGCACCGAAATCGCGATGCGCGACTCGCTGACGCGCGTGGTCTCCAGCGCGGCGGCGTTCGACGCGGGCGACGCGGGCGACGCCAAGAGCCCCGCGAAGGCCTACTGCGCGCGCGGCGAGCTCGTGCTCACCGCGGCCGGCAAGTCGGCCCATGTGCAGAGCGGCGAGACCGTCACGGTCGGCGTTGGCGAGGCGAAGGTCGCGCCGGAGACCGCGTTCGACGACTGGACCGGCGGCTTGGCGGTGCCTTGGTCGGGCGAGCCGGCCACCGCGAGCGCCCTCGCGGAGCTGTGGGGTGGCGCAGGTGGCGTCGACCCCGGCGCCCCGCTGGTCGTTCGCTCCGCCAAGGTCGAGGTGGGCATCGACGGCGAGGTCGCGCACACGCAGATGCGAATGACCTATTTCAACGGCTCGGAGCGCCAGGTCGTCGCCGACGTTCGGATGGCGCTGCCGGAGGGGGCCATCGTGTCGAAGGTCGCGAGAGTCGACGAGGGCAACGCCACCGAGCAGACCGCGACGCTGGCGGTGGGCAATCCGAACGGGGCCGACAACGGCCGGCTCGAGTGGGCGGGCGGCGGGTGGTTGCGCGGGACCCTCACGGGCGTGCCCGCGGGGCGCTCGGTCGAGCTCGCCGTCGACTACGTCGAGTGGCTCCCCCAGCGCGATGGCCACGCGACGTACCGCTTCCCCATGGCGAGCGACACGGAGGCCCCGATGGTCGGAGGACTCGACCTCCGCGTGGTGTCGCACTCGCCCGCGCGCTGGCTCTCGGCGAGCACGGGCGCCGCCGTCGTGGGCGGCGCGATCGAGCAGCACAGCGCCGACCTCCGCCCCACCGGAGACCTCGTCGTCGAGCTCTCGCCCGACGTGGTGAAGGCCGGGATCGCGCGCGCGTACGTCGCGCCCGGCGCGCGGGGGGAGGACCCCTACCTGCTCGTGCGCACCGAGGCGCCGGCGGCGGCCGAGGCGGGGGTGACCCTGGCCCTCGTGGTCGACGCCTCCGCGAGCGTGGGCCCTTCGCTCCTCGAGATCGAGCGCGCGGCGGTGGACGCGCTCCTCGAGGCCCTCGGCCCGAAGGACGCGGTCGTCCTGCTCGTGGCCGACCACGGCACGCGCCTCGTGGGGCCCGAGAAGCCCGAGGCGGTGACGCCCGAGCTCCGCGCGCGCCTCCGGAAGGGGCTCGCCGACGTGCGCGCGGGCGGGGCCTCGAACCTCGGGCTCGCGCTCGAGCGCGCCGCCGACCTGCTGGACGGCGAGGGCGACCGCGCCGGCAGCGGCATGGTCGTCTACCTCGGCGATGGCAGGCCCACGGTGGGCGAGTCGAGCGCGCGCGATCTCCGCAAGCGCCTGGCGCGGCGGGCCAGTGGCGCTCCGCGGCTCGGGGCGCTCGCCGTGGGGCAGGGCGCCGACCGGTGGCTGCTCGCCGAGGTCGTCGCGGGCGGTGGCCCCGTGTACGACGTGCTCGACCGACCCGACGCGGCCCGCGCGAGCGCCGCGCTCGTGGCCGACGCGCTCGCACCTACGCTGCGCGACGTGTCCGTCGACCTCGGCGCGACCGTCGATCGCGTCTACCCGCGCGAGCCCCAGGGCGTGGCGGCGGGGTCGACCCTGACCGTGGCCGGCCGCCTCCGTGGTGAGCCGCCGAAGCAGCTCGCGCTGCGCTACCGCCGCGGCACGAAGCTCGTCGAGGAGCTCCGGCCGGTCGAGCTCATGCGCGTGCCCGCCGCGGCGGACGTCGCCCGACGCTGGGCCGAGCAGCGCATCCAAGAGAGCGTGACCCACGCCGACGGCCTCGAGCCTGGTATCGCCCTCGCGTCCCGCTCCGGGCTGCTCACGCCGTGGACCGGCTGGTACTTCGGGGGCAGCGCCGGGTCGGCGTCGTGGGACCAGCGGGTGCTCGGCCTCTCGCCGCGCGTCGACGCCGCGTTCGCGAGCAAGGTCGAGCCTGCGCCGCCGCCCTCGTCGCTCTTGCTCGAGCCGCCTGCGCTCGAGCTCGATCGAGACGCGGCGCCCGCAGACGAGGCCTCGATCGAGCAGGCCGTGGAGCTCGCGGCCCGCCGCTCGATCCGTGACTCGATGGGCGCGATGGTCGCCTGCCGTGACGCCCGCGCGTCGATCAAGCCGGGCGTCAGCGGGAACCTGCGCGTCGAGGTCGCGGTCGACGCCGAGGGTCGCGCCAAGCGCGTCGTCGTTCGCGCCAGCGCCACCGCCGACGACGATCCGGTGCTCAATCGCTGCGTGCGCGTGGTCGTGAGCGCGGTGCCCTTCTTCGCGTCGGGCGTCGCCGTGTCCGTGACCCTCGACCTCTCGCTGCCGCCCGGGCAGCGCGCGAAGCGCACGCAGTGCTCCGTGGCCTCCACCCTGCCGCTCGCGGTGAAGCGCGGGATCTGGCGTGCGCGTAAGTCTAGAGGAACGCTCGATTATTCGGAGGCGGCGCGCGCGTGCGAGCTCCCTACATGGAGCGACCGACGCACCCTCCTCGGCATCCTCGTCGCCGGCATGGCGCCTGTCACCGGGACCGCCCTCGCCGCGCGCTTCTCCGCCGAGGGCGCGACGGACGCGGCCGCGTTCGTTCGCCAGGAGCTCCTCCGCACGATCCGGCTCGACGGGCTCGACGCGGCCACCCTCCGCAAGCTGCTCATCGACGACGAGCCGAAGCTCGACCACTCGCTCGACAAAGCCTACCGAGCCGCGACGTCCGACGCGGCGCGCCTCGCGGTGCTCCGCCGCTTCTTGAGGCTCGCCCCGCACAGCCCGCTCGGGCGCCGCCTGCTCATCGCCCAGCTCGAAGCGACCGGGGCGCGCGAGCCGCTCCTCGACGAGATCGAGCACATCCGGTACGACCGCTTCGCCGACGCGGGCCTGCTCGCCGAGTGCGCGTCCACGCTTCGGCGCGTGGGGCTCGACGAGGAGGGGCGCCGCGCGTTCGGCGAGCTCGTCGAGCGCGCGCCGCGCGATCCGTGGACCCTCGGGTACGTGGGCGATCGCCTGCGCGCCGAGGGCCTCTACGAGGACGCGCTCGCGGCCTACCAGCGGCTCGACGCCGCCATGCCGGACGACCCCGCCGTCACGCTCCGCCTCGCGCTCGCCCACGCAGGCGCCGGGCGGCTGGACGTCGCGACCCGACTGCTCGATCGGGTCGCGCAGACCGGGGGACGTGGCGATGACGGTCGGCTCGGCGAGCTCTCCTCGATCGTGTCCGCGTCGCTCATCGCGGCCGCCCGGCAGGCCCCCGCGCGCGCGCCCGCCGCGCTCGCCGCCGAGACCGACGCGCTGCTCGTGCGCCGCCTCGCGCAGACGCCGCTCCCCGACGTCGCGAGCTTCATCCTCGTGAGCGCGCCCGTCTCCGACTCCTACGTCGAGGTGCTCGTCGCCCGCCAGGAGAAGGACAAGGACGAGCTGGCCGCCGACCTCGACGCCCCGGTCATGGGCCTCGCCGCCGTGCGCATCGAGCGCGGCGGCGGGACCACGCGGCTGCGCCTGCGCCGCCGCGGCTTCCCGAGCACGCGGTCGACCCGGGCGATCGTTCGTGCTCTCGTGCTGAAGGGGGGCGATCGCAGCCAGGCGGTGCTGGTCACTCGGGAGGTCGACGTTCCCGCGGGCGAAAAGGGCGTCGAGCTGCGCTGGACCGGAGAGGCGTTCCAATGA